A genomic window from Silene latifolia isolate original U9 population chromosome 11, ASM4854445v1, whole genome shotgun sequence includes:
- the LOC141611870 gene encoding uncharacterized protein LOC141611870, giving the protein MSSPSVDSRPVLQPAYNCRLPNTFERQKSLKKVSSTTQPQPALPRSTRPKPSSNTATTSPPLTSPRPPAVKRGNDSNGLTSSSDKIIIPRNTLTRSVSTLEIKNCKKWGSKTNVNNEVDPCFMLGSNYSSAMITESPGSIAAVRREQMALETAHRKMRIAHYGRSNSAKYDSKVSPLIESLGNVKTSETSVFDRRCTSVTPNSDPLYVAYHDEEWGVPVTDDKMLFELLVLSGAQVGSDWASILRKRQDYRDAFAGFDAEIVANLTEKQMTSISTQYSIDIGRVRGVVDNAGRTLEIKSEFGSLAKYIWGFVNGKPISPQYKFAHKIPVKTSKSESISKDMVRRGFRTVGPTAIYSFMQAAGLTNDHLITCYRHLECTLLASRTSI; this is encoded by the exons ATGTCATCCCCCTCTGTCGACAGCAGGCCCGTCCTTCAACCAGCTTACAACTGCCGATTACCAAACACCTTTGAGCGTCAAAAATCGCTTAAAAAAGTCAGTTCTACAACCCAGCCACAACCAGCTCTGCCGCGTTCCACCAGACCTAAGCCGTCCTCCAACACTGCAACAACATCTCCACCACTAACTTCACCGCGTCCTCCCGCTGTAAAGCGGGGAAATGATAGCAATGGTCTCACCTCTAGTTCTGATAAGATTATTATACCTAGGAATACTCTCACACGATCTGTCAGTACATTGGAGATTAAGAATTGTAAAAAATGGGGTAGTAAAACCAACGTTAATAATGAGGTTGATCCTTGTTTCATGTTAGGTAGTAATTATTCATCAGCTATGATTACAGAATCACCCGGAAGTATCGCAGCGGTTCGAAGAGAACAAATGGCACTTGAAACTGCACACAGGAAGATGCGAATTGCTCATTACGGCAGGTCTAATTCTGCTAAATACGACTCCAAAGTTTCTCCATTGATTGAGTCTCTTGGTAATGTCAAGACTTCAGAAACATCGGTTTTCGACAGAAGATGCACCTCTGTTACTCCTAATTCTG ACCCACTTTACGTTGCATATCACGATGAGGAATGGGGAGTACCTGTGACTGATGACAA GATGTTGTTCGAGTTGTTGGTGTTGAGTGGTGCGCAAGTTGGCTCAGATTGGGCTTCTATCTTGAGGAAACGTCAAGATTATAG GGATGCTTTTGCAGGATTTGATGCAGAAATTGTTGCTAACTTAACTGAAAAGCAGATGACCTCAATTAGTACACAATACTCCATTGATATTGGTAGAGTTCGTGGGGTTGTCGATAATGCCGGAAGGACGCTTGAG ATAAAATCTGAATTCGGGTCCTTGGCAAAATACATTTGGGGATTTGTCAACGGCAAGCCTATTTCTCCACAATACAAATTTGCCCATAAGATCCCTGTCAAGACTTCAAAGTCTGAAAGTATTAGCAAGGACATGGTGAGACGCGGGTTTAGAACTGTTGGTCCAACTGCCATTTATTCTTTTATGCAAGCTGCCGGCCTCACCAACGACCACTTGATCACTTGCTACAGACATCTCGAATGCACTTTGCTCGCCTCTCGTACGTCAATATAA